A part of Cannabis sativa cultivar Pink pepper isolate KNU-18-1 chromosome 6, ASM2916894v1, whole genome shotgun sequence genomic DNA contains:
- the LOC115725091 gene encoding probable protein phosphatase 2C 66 produces MGSCYSKSTNNKIKKNKNKNEIGIGIEIGIGIGIPGRMCFNSASKLSCLHTQQGKKGTNQDAMLFWENFSGRSDTVFCGVFDGHGPYGHMVSKKIRDSLPLILSTHWEATFDEQEQEEKEEEEEEEDCNDNEHDHNNNNNDESLPLMYPPLKNAFLKAFKLMDKELKLHPTIDCFCSGSTAVTLVKQGDHLVLGNVGDSRAVMATRDQHDTLIAVQLTVDLKPDLPGEAARIQQCKGRVFALQDEPEVARVWLPNNDSPGLAMARAFGDFCLKDFGLISVPDVYYHHLTERDEFIILATDGVWDVLSNKEAVEIVASAPSRATAARALVDCAVRAWKLKYPTSKNDDCAVVCLFLDHKSPVSAAVIENDRTKNHEGAMEIADEGLEVDYSHGIVIDPDPHSGNIGSSSEIVPVRDVTEEKFPAKSQSRRSLAEFISNADDDEEWSALEGVTRVNSLLSLPRFLSGDKRAAANWRKWL; encoded by the exons atGGGTTCCTGTTATTCCAAATCTACTAATAATAAGATCAAGaagaataagaataagaatGAGATTGGGATTGGGATTGAGATTGGGATTGGGATTGGGATCCCTGGAAGGATGTGCTTCAATTCAGCCTCTAAACTCTCATGCTTGCATACCCAGCAAGGCAAGAAAGGAACCAATCAAGACGCCATGCTCTTTTGGGAG AATTTCAGTGGGCGTAGTGATACTGTATTTTGTGGGGTATTTGATGGGCATGGTCCTTACGGTCATATGGTATCCAAGAAAATCCGTGATTCACTTCCTCTAATACTCTCTACTCACTGGGAAGCTACCTTTGATgaacaagaacaagaagaaaaagaagaagaggaagaggaagaagattgcAATGACAATGAGCATGatcataacaataataacaatgatGAATCACTCCCACTCATGTATCCACCTCTTAAAAATGCTTTCTTGAAAGCTTTCAAGTTAATGGATAAGGAATTGAAGCTCCATCCTACTATTGACTGCTTCTGCAGTGGCTCAACCGCTGTTACTTTAGTCAAACAG GGTGACCATCTTGTGCTTGGAAATGTTGGGGATTCCAGAGCTGTAATGGCAACAAGGGATCAACACGACACTTTGATTGCTGTACAGTTAACTGTGGACTTAAAGCCTGATCTTCCTG GTGAAGCTGCTAGGATCCAACAATGCAAAGGAAGGGTATTTGCATTGCAGGATGAGCCCGAGGTAGCGCGTGTCTGGCTGCCTAATAATGACTCACCTGGTTTGGCAATGGCTAGAGCTTTCGGGGACTTCTGTCTCAAGGATTTCGGTTTGATATCAGTCCCAGATGTTTACTATCACCATCTTACGGAAAGAGATGAGTTCATTATTCTTGCCACTGATGGG GTTTGGGATGTCCTATCAAATAAGGAAGCTGTAGAAATTGTTGCTTCAGCTCCCAGTCGCGCAACAGCTGCAAGAGCTCTGGTGGACTGTGCTGTTCGAGCCTGGAAGCTTAAATATCCCACGTCGAAAAATGATGATTGTGCTGTTGTTTGTCTATTTCTAGACCATAAGTCTCCAGTCAGTGCAGCTGTTATTGAAAATGATAGGACAAAGAATCATGAAGGAGCAATGGAAATAGCTGATGAAGGTTTAGAAGTTGATTATTCTCATGGTATTGTTATCGATCCTGATCCCCATTCGGGAAATATAGGAAGCTCTAGTGAGATTGTACCTGTTAGAGATGTGACGGAGGAAAAGTTTCCTGCAAAGAGTCAATCTAGGAGAAGCCTAGCTGAGTTCATTTCAAATGCAGATGACGATGAGGAGTGGTCAGCTTTGGAAGGCGTTACTCGGGTTAACAGTCTGCTAAGCCTTCCACGATTTTTGTCTGGTGATAAAAGAGCAGCAGCAAACTGGAGAAAGTGGTTGTGA
- the LOC115725092 gene encoding single-stranded DNA-binding protein, mitochondrial, whose translation MATSMAALSRRLSRSLLSNTNSALQSYQFSTPFCTSTTHPTSDKEGSDLEDPPTLSDSESPSLEPTPTKDSFRNHGFKEPLLENGLDMGIYKAIVVGRVGQKPIQKRLKSGLTLTMFSVGTGGMRNNRRPLENESPQEFAERSSIQWHRVCVYPERLGDVVMKHAVPGSILYLEGNLESKIFTDPITGIVRRIREVSIRRNCRVVFLSKGSEAQEPIEPQINGVRY comes from the coding sequence ATGGCAACGTCCATGGCTGCTCTATCCCGAAGGCTGTCTCGCTCTCTCCTATCGAATACTAATTCCGCTCTTCAGAGCTATCAGTTCTCTACTCCCTTCTGCACCAGCACAACTCATCCCACATCAGACAAAGAAGGCTCCGACTTGGAAGATCCCCCAACCTTGTCCGACTCTGAATCACCCTCCCTCGAGCCCACTCCAACAAAAGATTCGTTTAGGAACCACGGGTTCAAGGAGCCGTTGCTGGAGAATGGCCTAGACATGGGCATTTATAAGGCGATAGTGGTGGGAAGAGTGGGGCAGAAACCAATCCAGAAGAGGCTGAAGAGTGGGCTAACGCTGACAATGTTCTCAGTTGGAACGGGAGGAATGCGCAACAATCGACGACCATTGGAGAACGAGAGCCCGCAAGAGTTTGCTGAGCGCAGTTCCATCCAATGGCATCGGGTTTGTGTTTACCCCGAAAGGTTGGGTGACGTTGTCATGAAGCATGCGGTTCCCGGTTCAATTTTATATCTAGAAGGGAATCTAGAGTCCAAAATCTTCACTGATCCGATAACTGGCATTGTTCGCCGAATCAGAGAGGTTTCTATTCGCCGAAATTGTCGTGTTGTTTTTTTGAGTAAAGGCAGTGAAGCCCAGGAACCAATAGAGCCACAGATAAACGGTGTTCGCTATTAA